A single genomic interval of Lathyrus oleraceus cultivar Zhongwan6 chromosome 7, CAAS_Psat_ZW6_1.0, whole genome shotgun sequence harbors:
- the LOC127100752 gene encoding uncharacterized protein LOC127100752 gives MYTSSSTRRPKWHHHPPPPPTPRILHFPRRPRRRVPSSSSSSSAARNDLKANNSNMLGSLFDREKRAPPAEAHVPVVLLEEERRRERVVTESGDGLEEEKWKFQAEMLRAECNLLRMEKEIAVKKLERTRSKMERTLRSVVHTLVSGRIEICEGKSIDMVLDEEIRELTKKLQKLQRRSTMKDFEGRKSSRNFDKQVTVLQRRLQKIGGPSDGVYLREFEEMENVSLNVRRNGRFDDSVVASGKLNVEILRRKMEGLSKGVLLERMEEEYNSLLLSTASSSLTSSGSTSKRVEFQLPHQEKLSCEGNLCSGHCKTIVRKIVEQVRVETEQWSQMQEMLGQVREEMEELQASRDFWEDRALHSDSQIQSLHNAVQDWKQRALSSESKKNELEEKLSMLYGDLERFRSEQNAVKETKCSSTPLDTQNEFEKRIVVCSTKENSSSVAENRKHREVLRNGERKTHAASARGGLLAPKRSPFRDIGNNSSLLTRHQNGKAVFPLHCHLSSNTEKTYRSKEN, from the exons ATGTATACTTCATCATCAACAAGAAGACCTAAATGGCACCACCATCCTCCTCCTCCTCCAACGCCGAGAATCCTTCACTTCCCTCGCCGTCCTCGCCGGAGAGTCCCTtcttcctcctcctcctcctccgCAGCCCGGAATGACCTCAAAGCCAACAATAGTAACATGCTGGGGTCTTTGTTTGATAGAGAGAAACGTGCACCTCCTGCCGAAGCTCATGTTCCTGTAGTACTGTTGGAGGAAGAGAGGAGGAGGGAGAGAGTTGTTACTGAGAGTGGCGATGGGTTGGAGGAAGAGAAGTGGAAGTTTCAAGCGGAGATGTTGAGAGCGGAGTGTAATTTGTTGAGGATGGAGAAGGAAATTGCTGTTAAGAAGCTCGAGAGAACTCGTTCGAAAATGGAACGGACTTTAAGATCTGTTGTTCATACCCTTGTTTCT GGGAGAATAGAGATTTGTGAAGGAAAGAGTATTGACATGGTTTTGGATGAGGAGATTCGTGAGTTGACAAAGAAACTTCAGAAGCTGCAAAGGAGATCAACAATGAAGGATTTTGAGGGAAGGAAGAGTAGTAGAAATTTTGATAAACAAGTTACTGTTCTGCAGAGACGGCTCCAGAAGATCGGAGGACCGTCGGATGGAGTATATTTAAGGGAGTTTGAAGAGATGGAAAATGTTAGCTTGAATGTTAGAAGAAATGGAAGATTTGATGATAGTGTTGTGGCAAGTGGAAAATTGAAT GTGGAGATTCTACGAAGGAAAATGGAGGGATTGTCAAAGGGGGTATTATTAGAGAGAATGGAGGAAGAGTACAATTCACTGCTGTTGTCCACTGCTAGTAGCTCTCTTACTAGTTCTGGTTCAACTTCCAAGAGAGTTGAGTTTCAACTACCTCATCAG GAAAAATTGTCATGTGAAGGGAACCTATGCTCAGGACATTGCAAGACTATTGTAAGAAAAATAGTGGAGCAAGTTAGAGTTGAGACAGAGCAATGGTCACAAATGCAGGAGATGCTTGGTCAGGTGAGGGAAGAAATGGAAGAACTGCAGGCTTCACGAGACTTCTGGGAAGATCGCGCCCTGCATTCGGATTCTCAAATCCAATCTCTACACAATGCT GTGCAAGACTGGAAACAAAGAGCTCTTTCTTCCGAAAGCAAGAAAAACGAGCTTGAGGAGAAACTTTCCATGCTCTACGGTGATCTCGAAAGGTTTAGGAGCGAACAGAATGCAGTTAAGGAGACTAAATGTTCGTCGACTCCCTTGGATACGCAGAACGAGTTTGAGAAGCGAATAGTAGTTTGCAGCACAAAGGAAAACAGTAGTAGTGTTGCTGAAAACAGAAAACATAGGGAGGTTTTAAGGAATGGAGAAAGAAAAACACATGCTGCTAGTGCTAGAGGTGGTTTACTAGCTCCAAAGCGATCTCCGTTTCGAGACATTGGGAACAACTCATCGTTGTTGACGAGGCATCAGAATGGCAAAGCAGTTTTCCCTTTGCATTGTCATCTTTCTTCAAACACTGAGAAAACTTACCGCTCGAAGGAAAACTGA